AGTTGAAGATGTTGGGCATCCCCGGGCAGTAACACAACAGGTTACCGAGACACAGCTGGAAGACTATCGCAGACACAAGCACCTTGTTCCTGTATGAAGAGCAATAAAGACATAAATCACACAATCATAATAACATCATCATAATACAATCAGCATATCACATGTTTATATTACTGCGTTCTCTTTAACATGCTATCTTTTCTATTAAGTCGTAACTTTCGCAAGACAGATGAGGTTACGCTACTTTACACAACGATCTCcatttaagaaaaataagacATGCTGCTGTGAGAAAGAGTGTTTCCAGCTACTATATTGTAGACCAGGAAGGAACTCGTTtcacaacatcaacatcaatATGGCGTTTCAACAAATTTTCATGAGTCATTCTTTGATCAATAAAAAAGGATGGACTAAACTCTTCAGActgtacagttacagtataaTAATCCACTTCAGGGTGGAAGAGTAACCCTGTACGTGACGCCACATTGTCACTAGTCATTTTAGTGACCTCTAGTGGCTGGGGACTGCTGTACACGCTTTGAGAGACTATTCCAGGATAGAATAAAGATTATTTTTGTGTAGCGGTCCTCTCCAACTCACCTGAAGAAACCCTGCTGGAAGACCGACAGGCGGCGAGTTTTCCTGATCAACACATCAGCAATCTGGCAGATCTCAATACTGACGAAGAAGACAGTGTAGCAGGTGTACTGCTGATACAGACGCTGACTGTACGTCTGGAGGAAATAAAAGTCACAGCTGAAGATCCAACAGAGTATTTCTGGTTCCACTGCATATTATGTGtctctaatatacagtatgatgtagCTGCTGATGAACTAACAGGAATAACAGTACAGTAAATGGAAATAATATGACATATAATATGATATCGtaataataaggaaataataaatAGGTGCGTGTTCAGAGGTGTGAATGGGAAAGTCACTGACTCTGAAACCACATGCACATTTTAGCTTCTAAACCAcgttaaaaacacaaataagttaaatacgatcatttcttttcttctcctgcgCCTCTGATGATTCTAAACACACTTCACACTACAAAGAATTTCTATAATtaaatctttctctttcttttcttttcttttcttttttttatcttttatcctGCTTTatgctacagtatgtaaagttcaaacttgtgtattatgagtaaataataaaaaacaacttgCTATGCCTTCCTTTGTACGCACTTACTGTAATCTCTCACTGTAATCTCTTACTGTAATCTCTTACTTTAATCTCTTACTTTAATCTCTCACTGTAATCTCTTACTGTAATCTCTCACTGTAATCTCTCAATATAATCTCTTACTGTAATCTCTCACTGTAATCTCTCACTGTAATCTCTTACTTTAATCTCTCACTGTAATCTCACTGTAATCTCTCAATATAATCTCACTGTAATCTCTCACTGTAATCTCTCACTGTAATCTCTCACTGTACGCTATCACTGTAGTCTTTCACTGTAATCTCTCACTGTAATCTCTCACTGTAGTCTTTCACTGTAATCTCTCACTGTAATCTCTCACTGATCTCATCTGTAGTGAAGATTTCACTGATTTTGAGTAAAGGCTCAGTCGTGTATTAAGACTCATCGTGTTAGGACTGACCCATTCCTGTCCGTAGCTGTCCTGTAGGTCTTGAAGTTTGACGTCTTCCCACTGAGAGCGAAGGCCCACACAGAGCAATGGGTACCAGCCCTCCTGAGCCATCGCCGCAAAGTAGTCTGTGAAACCTGCGAACGACTGGATCGCTCCTGAAGACAGGAAATACAGCtgattttgattaaaaaaaacacgtacaaattcaaataaaaggAAGAACTAAGCTTTAATGTTAGAAGCCTACACACCGATCTGAAAGTAGGAGTAGGCGGCGAGGGCTTCGTTCACCAGCCGGTCCCTGCGTGGGTTCCTGGGTTTGAGATGCATGATGTCGCTCTCCGCTTTCTCGTAGGCCAGAGACACCGAGGGGAACTGAGACACAGGACACGTCATTGAAAGGTACAGGATTCACACGTCACAGTGAGACGAAGGCGACAACACGGCGCACACTTACGATGTCTGTGGCGAGCTCGATGAAGAGGATGGTGATGCAGCCCAGAGGCAGAGGCACGCTGACCGTGATGTAGATGAGATACGGAGTCAGCTCCGGAATGTTCTTCGTCAGAGTGTAGGCGATGGACTTCTTCAGGTTATCGAAGATAAGTCGACCTACCGAGCAGAACGAGTTAAACAACCGATCAAGTTATTTTGGGTGAATATGTAATATTAGGTAAGCTATAGATAACGTTTCGATTAAACACTCGGTCATAGCAAATAAAATCTGCAGACAAAAATCCTGCTTATCTGAATAAGCCACATTCAACATCTATAACAGTCAAAACTTCAATACATTAAaccattattaatatattatgaCTTATTTAATTCCCACTATATgagcaaaataaacaattatattgtataataaaacacaaatcctTAAATAGATGAATTCGatcgattattattattattattattattattttttaccttATCATCATTGTGTCACGCTGAGATTCTCTCTGGATTTCATTAACATTAtatctacagttttttttatttaattatttttttgtccttctTGTTGAACCCACCCTGTTCGACTCCGGTGACGATAGAGGCGAAGTTATCGTCCAGCAGGATCATATCCGCAGCGTTTTTAGCAGCGTCGGAGCCGGCGATACCCATCGCAATACCGATATCTGCCTTCTTCAGAGCCGGAGAATCGTTTACTCCGTCACCTGTTACTGCTACGATGGAGCCCTGATAAAGGGACAGGTCCATTGATCAGATTCACCTCATTAACAGACCTTCTTATGCGTACGACGATGTGTAGTGACTTTCTTTTAATTTGATGTAGAGACATGAGCAGTATTTAATATAGAGTTTTATATCTACGACAGTGTTTCAGTATTTAAATGAACAAGAGAACGTACAGGTTGTCGATCAACTGTTATTAAGTCCTTGTTAGATTTATGCTGATTGACAGGTGTGTAGAAACGCCCACTTTTCCTGATTAGTTGCTAGAAAGTGTAAAGCTTGACAAGTGGAGTCTGAGTACTGATTACTGATAAAAGGTGTTAAACGTGGTAGTCTATCTCACCAGACGCTGGCAGCTCTCCACGATGATGAGCTTCTGCTGAGGAGACGTGCGAGCGAACACCATCTCCGGGTGATTCCTAAGAGCTTCGTCTAAATCATCGCTGCTCATTTCCTTCAACTGACCTCCGTTAATTACACAAGCACGAGCGTCACTGTGTGAACAAAGAACCACAACAAACCCATGAGGATGGGCTATTAGATGAGTAAAGCTGTCAGAGTTGGTTATGACTGATGTTTAGAGTTTAACGCTTGGATTCGGGTTGCGacttcagaattattggcacccttcaagaGAATGTGGAAAAACATACAATACCCACAAATCGTTTAGATTCGAGTTTTGGAGGTTTTTGAAACTTTTGGTGAAAACTGAAGAGGACGTCCACATGGACAAACCTGAGAGAATGAAGAACTATGAAGAGAACtatgcagcatctggacagctTCATATCGCATGCCTTATTCATGCTGTAGATTCACGTCTAATTGtaatgaagggtgccaataattttgaatCTGATTGTAAACAGCTGCAACTGTCAAATAAAAGAAATCCTGGAATACATTTGATGACTGAAGAGTATTATCTGTGTTCTGCTGTAATCACAGCGACGTGACCCCTGTGAGGTGTTGTTATGAACAGTTATAAGAGATTTATAAAGCATGAGTCGAGCTTCACCTCTTCTTAACCTGCTCCACAGGGATGCGCAGTCTGTTGGCGATGTCCTCCACCGTCTCACTGCCCTCGGATATGATGCCCACGTTTGCAGCGATCGCCTTTGCTGTGATGGGATGGTCACCGGTAACCATGACGACCTACAaatcaaaatattatattaatgatcaagaaatattaaatatactattattattattattatatacagaatataaaataaaattatcttaaaatgtatttaattaattatctgTATCaagaaaagtaattaaaaaatgcgtaaatattatttttatttaattcagtaatattttattaaataaatgtaattatatgtataatatataccaAAATTgtagttaaaaatattaaaaaaaagtatatatatatatatataatttgtcaattaaattaaatacagtaaAGCAGGTTGTTGTGACTAAACTTTATTCACTCAGATGAAGTTCGATGTTCCTTCTTATTGAATAAAATCTATAAGGTCTGCTCAGGACCGAACTCACTCGGATGCCAGCAGTACGACATTTCATCACAGCGTCTGGAACAGTGGCTCGAGGTGGGTCGATCATGGAGATGAGGCCGGAGAAGCAAAGTCCAGACGTGCTGAAGTTCATTTCATCTCCATCGAAGCTGTAGCCACGAGGAAACTCCTTCTCATTCAGGTACAAGTGGCAGAAacctgaataaataataataataataataataataataataataataataataataataataataataataatgtttgagTTGAAATGGAATTACAAAAACAGAGCAGGATAAtgtgggtgccaatacttttcaGTCTAGACTCGGGACCGCTTCATCTATCACTCAAATTTTAAGACGAAAGCATGAATGTGGAATTtgattattcttattattatcattcattttattaatgtatttacaatgttcatatttatataatatttatatattttttgttggaTATTTAAGGATGGCATGAACATGAGCTGTATAATATTTATAGTGTCCTCAGAGACACTTTAGAGTGAACACATGTCTCACCCAGCACTCTCTCGCCCAGTCCTCCCAGGTCCATGTAGGCAGTCTGGAAGGCTTCTTTCCACTGCTCGTCCAGGGGAAGCTCCTGGCCCTTGATCAGGATGGTGGAGCAGCGTTCCAGGATCCTCTCTGGCGCCCCCTTCATCACCAGCAGGTAGCGCAGGTCCAGCGGGTCCTCCAGCTCATGTATTGACAGCTGGATACCACAAGGGGGCAACAGTGAGAAAGTGAAATGGGGAAAAGACTACAGACGTGCGGTATTTTTAATGTTCTAACAGAAAGATGGCAGTTTGTGGTATACCTTCAAATGTTAAAGGTAGACAAGGAACAGAGTGTATGGAGAGGAGGACAGAACAGTATAGTGAGAAGTATAGAATCTTgctgaaataattattttcgGAAATTGTGttatgatttattaaacataatttaaaaataatcctaATATATTTTAGGCCTTGGTGTCTATGGAAAGGACATATGTACAGTTTATGTTCAtgcagatctggcaaccctgtgaCAGGGCTACGTAAAAGCAGATCAGAGCTTAATCTCACCTGAAACTTGTTGGTGGAGTTGAAGGGAACCTCGCAGATCTTTTTGAACCGTGCTCTGTAGTCAACGATGTTCCCTATGGTTAACTCGGTGAACTTTAACAGCGCTGTCTCAGAAGCATCGCCCACCACTACCCTCTGTACAGTGCAGAAGGAAggtttatatacactacatataaatatatatatatgattctGAACATGAGCCTTAATGAGCAGAATATTCTCAAAAGTCTCGTCTCATTTCTTACCCTCCGGTTTGTGCGGATGTGTGATTTATATCAAGCCTCTTGAACatcataattaaaatgaatatttctcCGATGTTTTTCTCACCTTGGGGATCGGCACTGTCTCCTGATTGGGTTTGAAAAACGCCCGATTGCACAGACTCGAAATTCGTCCCAGTGACCTCCAGGTCTCTGAGGACTGGTCAAAACTCTGACCTacacaaacacgacacagtGAGATCTTATTAGGTGTAAAATCCTTTCATttgttgtactgtatttgtatcatttttatactaaaatgtattatagatttttttctcctgtgaagggtgccaataattattgAGCGGACTCTATGTCTCTGGAGCAAAGTCAGCTTTGTAGTTCCGATGTAGTAGGAGATTGTAATGAAATCAGATCCATCACCTGACTGGTCCTCGGTTGTGTCAGCGGCGTGGATCACGTTGTCAAACCACAGGTGAGCCACCGTCATGCGGTTCTGTGTCAGGGTTCCCGTCTTATCCGAGCAGATGACGGACGTAGAACCCAGAGTCTCCACGGCTTCCAAATTCTTCACCACACAATTCTTCCTGGCCAGACGTTTGGCTGTCAGGGACAGACACACCTTCGGGAACACACAGGTTACACCGTAAAGCCTCATAAATAAATACCGCATATAAACATCTCCAATgaacatcattatttattatttatttgtgtagttaACGGCTTCTTACGTAACACGGGATTACGACACATCCAGGAAACATTTAAAGGTCACGTTCACATAACAGAGATTGTGTCAAGGACACGGTGACTTTGTAGGAACATGACTTTGTAGGTACATGACCTCCACTTCTCCTTTCTTTTTACTGGCCTTACCGCTATACGCTGTTATTTATGGTCTCTGGGCCAGCAGGGGGTGGcattgggttagggttaaatacAGATTTTCAAAAAAAAGATTGGATTATGATTCACATGATATGATATGACGTCATGCGGTCACAACGTCCTGTGGTGTGAAATGGATCTGTGGTGAAAAGAAACTGAAATGATCTGACAAACCGCTAATTGTAATAAAAGTAGTAACTGATATCAGATTACTGAGATGTGATGGAGATCATAACGAGTCTGTTTGGGCCAGAAATCGGACCAAATTACTGGTGACAGATGACCTGATGGTCAGTTTTTCCACTTTCTAGCTTCAGCTTGTTGATTTAATCAACCAATGGAGTGGCTAATacgctagctagctaatatctAGTACGGTGTTTGGCTAACCCGAAGTTTTACCAGTATAAATGATTTCACGTCTTTTTTTAAGACTTACAGTGACAGTTGCTAGAAGTCCCTCGGGCACGTAAGCCACCACAATAGCCATGAAGAAGATCATGGCCTCCAAGAAGGCGTAACCGATAAACATGGCAACCACAAAGAAGGTGAAACCGAAGAAGATGGCCAGGCCAGCGATGATGTCGACGAAATGCTCGATCTCGATGGCGATGGGGGTTTTCTCATTGCCCACTCCTGAGGCGAGGGTGGCGATGCGTCCGATGATGGTGCGGTCGCCGGTGTTGATGATCATCCCTGTAGCTACACCTGACCAAGCAGACGAGACACTTTATCATCTGCAGTTGTTGTGAATCACTTCATGAGCAGCATCCAGGATGAgcggatgtgtttgtgtgtgtgtgtttgtgtgtgtgtgtgtgtttgttacccTCTAAGCAGGTCGTGGAGAAGAAGGCGATGTTGCGGGTCTCCAGGGGACTCTCATGTGTACACTCCGGGCTCCTGGTCTGAGGCTCTGACTCTCCAGTTAGAGATGAATTATCCACCTAGGAAAAGGAAAGGTGATTAACGGGATGTTTGGTGTCTCTTTAAAGTGCTTTGGGATCAGATCTGAACAGAGTTCTGCACTGAGGCTACAGTGGACACGTTCTATCTAAACTTTGTAGATTAGCTTCGGAAAAGTGTTTCTACTGAGACATGAAGATGGGACCTGATGGACAGAATTCCGTGTCAGAAGAATGAATCCATAGACTTAACCTGCCTTGTGGTGGTGAAGGTGGTGAAGGTGGTGAAATAATGCACTTTATGAACGTGTTCTGCTCACACACCTTACAGCTCTGTGAGGTGATGATACGGATGTCAGCAGGAACCCTATCTCCTCCTTTAATCTCCACCATGTCCCCTACAACCAGCAGATTGGCGTTGATCTGGGTCTTTTGGCCATCTCGGATCACTGTGGCTTGCTGGAGGGAAGAACAGACACGCTTTAGGTTTGTTTAAATCCCTTCGTTCCTGCTTCTAAAGGATGAGCTTTCCAAAGCAGGTAAAGATTTTAATCGGTAAACGCTCATTAACGTAACAATCCGTagggtttttttctctctgtgatTAATTTAACAAGATGCAGAAGATGTTCCACTGCTATAAGCACATGTCTAACGTCTGGTGGCTTCAGGATGTGCTCTTAGCTCACCTGTGGTACCAGGTTCTTGAAACTGGCGATGATGTTGGTGCTCTTGAATTCCTGGTAGTAGCCAAAACAGCCGGTGACGACCACCACAGCGATGAGAGTGATGGCCAAAtaaagctataaataaataaataaataaataaataaataaatggaaaggaTGAACAACTCGAAAGAGAGGAATATAAGAGCAGACTGCACAAAGTGTGttagagctaaacacacacacacacacacacacacacacacacacacacacacacacacacacacacacacacacacacacacacacacacacacacacacatacacgtctCTGTATTCATCTGAACACCATCCCAAGGTTCAGCCCAGGGCTTCTTCTGAAAAGGAGATGTTTTTGCTCATGTTGTAAATGCTACATAAATGTGTCCATATTAAAAGTCTTCTGTCAATCAACACGAGGCTTCTGTTACACAGACATGAGGATTTTTTTGGCTAAGCATCGCCTTCTTTTCCCCAATCTGTGGTTTCTATCCTCCAAACCGAGGCTTCGCCCAAGCTGAGGATCCTTTTGATCCTCACGAGGCTTTTGTCGCTCAAACACAAGGTTCTTCTGCCCAACCTTTGAGCTGAGCTTCTTCTTTCAGGCTGAAGCTCCTTTCTCTTATTTTTCCCAACCTGAGGCTTCTTTCTCTTGTGTGTTTCTGATAAAGGGATTGGGATCTAAACTAAAATCTAAAATTCCAGGCGTTGGGATTCCTGGATCCTCGGTTCGATCCTGATTTGTGTCTGCATGGgattcctccaggttctccaggtTCCACTTACCAACTCAGaacatttacatactgtagacaGACCGACTACATTAAATCACATCTCGATCTATTCGGTGTGTCGAAATGTAGCATGTCACCAAAACCTGGGCTgagttctcactcactcactcactcactcactcactcactcactcactcactcactcactcactcactcacacactcactcactcactcactcactcactcacacactcactcattcactcactcactcactcattcactcactcattcactcactcactcactcactcactcactcactcacacactcactcattcactcactcactcactcactcactcacacactcactcattcactcactcactcactcactcactcactcactcactcactcactcactcactcactcactcatatcttctaccgcttatccgaacttctcgggtcacggggagcctgtgcctatctcaggcgttatcgggcatcgaggcaggatacaccctggacggagtgccaatccatcacagggcacacacacactctccttcactcacacacacacacacacacacacacacactcattcactcacacactcacacactacggacaattttccagagatgccaatcaacctaccatgcatgtctttggaccgggggaggaaaccggagtacccggaggaaacccccgaggcacggggagaacatgcaaactccactcacacaaggcggaggtgggaatcgaacccccgaccctggaggtgtgaggagaacgtgctaaccactacgccccccccccccaatcccGGGCTGagttagttatatataaataacgtaataaaataacacacagttaTACTGTAGTCTAATGTAATAACAGAAAGCTCTCACGTTGTCGTAGCTGCCGATTTCACCCTTCGCACACTCGATGCCGAAAGCGATGAAGCAGATGACGGCAGCGACCCACATCAGACACTGCAGACCTCCAGCCAGCTGCCGAGCGAACTTCACGTACTCGGGGGTCCCTTTGGGGGGCTTCAGCTCGTTGGGGCCGTCGCGCTCCAGGATTTGCTCCGCCAACCTCGAGCTCAGACCCTGCAACAGATCATACAGGAGACGCAGCACAAAAGCCCAGAGTTATTAACATGATATTAAAGGTGTAATAACAAAATGAacacccccccaaaaaaaaaacaaataaataaataaatgaataaaacaaatgaactgCACAccattttgttattgttgttatctGTTTAGTCTTCTATAGGATTCAAAAgtggcatttttatttatttatttatttatttatttatttatttatttattttaatattattaatcttCATGTTCTTattgtctttattctttttttaaattatattattcttatttatttgttattcttatttattttttttatttgctttttgaaCGGTGTGCACTGAACACATAAACgtcaaaaaaagagaaagaaagaaagaaagaaagaaagaaagaaagaaagaaagaaagaaagaaagaaagaaagatcaacACTTCCTAATGTTTTGGATTTTACGTCTTCtgattgttaaatatttaacatttcttttcggtatttcttcacatttttttatttaaacatgtctCTCGTGTTCGTGTCGCTGCGGTGAAGCGAAT
This genomic stretch from Tachysurus fulvidraco isolate hzauxx_2018 chromosome 25, HZAU_PFXX_2.0, whole genome shotgun sequence harbors:
- the LOC113649694 gene encoding potassium-transporting ATPase alpha chain 1; protein product: MNKTDSYEMFVEMDKMDGDVDVKIKKKKKIKKKERIENMKREMDIDDHEITIEELEERYSTSIHKGLSSRLAEQILERDGPNELKPPKGTPEYVKFARQLAGGLQCLMWVAAVICFIAFGIECAKGEIGSYDNLYLAITLIAVVVVTGCFGYYQEFKSTNIIASFKNLVPQQATVIRDGQKTQINANLLVVGDMVEIKGGDRVPADIRIITSQSCKVDNSSLTGESEPQTRSPECTHESPLETRNIAFFSTTCLEGVATGMIINTGDRTIIGRIATLASGVGNEKTPIAIEIEHFVDIIAGLAIFFGFTFFVVAMFIGYAFLEAMIFFMAIVVAYVPEGLLATVTVCLSLTAKRLARKNCVVKNLEAVETLGSTSVICSDKTGTLTQNRMTVAHLWFDNVIHAADTTEDQSGQSFDQSSETWRSLGRISSLCNRAFFKPNQETVPIPKRVVVGDASETALLKFTELTIGNIVDYRARFKKICEVPFNSTNKFQLSIHELEDPLDLRYLLVMKGAPERILERCSTILIKGQELPLDEQWKEAFQTAYMDLGGLGERVLGFCHLYLNEKEFPRGYSFDGDEMNFSTSGLCFSGLISMIDPPRATVPDAVMKCRTAGIRVVMVTGDHPITAKAIAANVGIISEGSETVEDIANRLRIPVEQVKKSDARACVINGGQLKEMSSDDLDEALRNHPEMVFARTSPQQKLIIVESCQRLGSIVAVTGDGVNDSPALKKADIGIAMGIAGSDAAKNAADMILLDDNFASIVTGVEQGRLIFDNLKKSIAYTLTKNIPELTPYLIYITVSVPLPLGCITILFIELATDIFPSVSLAYEKAESDIMHLKPRNPRRDRLVNEALAAYSYFQIGAIQSFAGFTDYFAAMAQEGWYPLLCVGLRSQWEDVKLQDLQDSYGQEWTYSQRLYQQYTCYTVFFVSIEICQIADVLIRKTRRLSVFQQGFFRNKVLVSAIVFQLCLGNLLCYCPGMPNIFNFMPIRVQWWFIPVPYGILIFVYDEIRKLGVRRHPGSWWDQELYY